Genomic window (Lewinellaceae bacterium):
GGGCTTTCGTAGGCCTTCAGGGCTTCGGTGTAATCCTCCAGGCCTTTGCCCTTCATCAGCCGCAGGAAAGTGCCGATCTCGTAGAAGGGCTTGGCTTCCGGAACCTCGAGCGCCAGCCAGTGCATGGCCATATCCTGCCTGGGCCCTGGCTCTTCGTAAACTACCGGGCCCCAAACGGTATATTTCACCGTATCCAGTACCGGCTCTTTGCGGCCGCGGACATTGATCACCTCCACCAGGCGGCTGACGGCCTTCGCCTGCCCCCCGTAATGATAGGCATTCTTCTCCTCGTCCGCCCACCGGACTTTGTACCAGTCCAGCACATCATGGCCTGCGTTGGTGACGCCCCAGGCTATATTTTCGTTAAAGCCGATGATGATGCCCGGAACGCCGGGCAGTGAAACCCCATAGGCATTCATCCCCGGCACCGACAGCTGCAGTTCGTACCATATTGCCGGCAGCCGGAGGCCGAGGTGGGGGTCATTGCACAGAAGGGGGTTGCCATTTGCCGTTTTGCTGCCCGCCACCGCCCAGTTGTTGCTGCCGACGCCGTCCGGCGGCTGAGGCAATTGCCGGTGAGGCAGCAGGCCGCTCATCATCTCGGCGGCAGGGGCTGCTTCGCGTTCCAGAGGCAGTTTTTCGAAGTCCCAGATTACGTTTTCGGGAATGACCGGCGACTGGCGGGGGTCAGCCTCGGGGAAGAGCAGGGCAAAGGCCTCCGGCCCCAGTAAGGCGTATGTATTGGTGGCGGGAATATCATCATTGCGGGAACAGAGGTTTTCGGCCATGTATTTGAACAACATGGCGCACTTCAGGGGCGACCAGGGTTCGGGCGCATAGCCCATCAGCTTGAACTCCAGCGGATAATCAGCGGGGCTAAGAGCGGCAATGTAAACGTTGACACCCGCCGAATAGGCTTCGAGCAGGGCCAGTTCTTCCGGAGAACGGCTCCAGCCTTTCAGCGCGTTTTCGGCAGCCAGCAGCATGCCTTTCCGGCGTTGGTTGCGGTCGTATTCCAATGCCCGTTCGCCGATAATTTCTGAAATGCGGCCCACCGCCGCCCGGGAAATGAAATCCATCTGCCACAGCCGGTCTTTGGCGGTCAGGTAGCCCTGGACGAAAGCGCCGTCTTTCATGTTGCCGGCGAAAATGTGAGGCGCCATGTGCTCGTCGAAAGCCACCTGAACCGGCCCTTCCAACCCGGCAAAAGAAGGCGCCGGGCCGGGCCGCGCATCTACCGGCTCCGCATTCTGCCAAAACCCGGTAAACGGGCTGAATAACGGGCCCAAAGCCGGAAGCGGAGACCCGAAAGGCTGGTGCATGTCGACGATCGCAGCCAGTGCGGCAGACAGTGCGGCTGCCGCCAAAAACTTTACGATCCGCATATTGTTTGAAATGTGTTTTTCATAAAGACTAACCCTTAAAGGCTAAAGCGAGCTAAATGTATGAAAAAAAACATTCTTATCAGTATCCTTTGCATGCTCCTCTCGGCATGCGGCGGGCAGGAAGCCCAAACAGGAGGCAACGCTGCCAGCCCGAAATACCGGACGACCGCCCCTTCTCTTCTGTATTTCAAAAACATGCGCAGCACCTATTACGAAATGATCGAACAACCGGGCACCCGCACCGAGCTCTATCGGCTGCGAAAATTCGAAAAGGCAACTCAGGAGCCGATACTGATCCCCGTTATTGCCAACAACTGGTTGAAGGATGAGGCGTACCTCATGCTGGAGCCTGCCGGATTCGGCGAGGCTTTTGCATCGCCCCTAACCATCCGGTGGGAAACCCAAAGCGATTCGGGCCTGTACCGGCTGCAACCGGCAACAGCGGCCCGGCAACAGGAAATGGCCCTGCAACTCTATGAACACCTCAAGGCAGGCCGGCAGTTGAACGCCCTGGCTGCCGACTCTACATGGGTTCCTTTGTTTGCAGGCAGAGACAGCCGAAACTACTACCTGACCACCGTACGGGACTACCTCCGGCTGACAGAAGCCTTATAACTAGCCCCTTATATTTGTTTATTATGTCACAAAATCTACTAAATATAACCCAAGCCGATCCATTCACGAATCCGGACAAATTGTGACGTCGCAAACGGGAGTGATTCTTAGAATCTTTGTTACAGCATGTCGGCCGCACCTCCTTTTTTTATGAGGTTGCGGGGATACATGGCACGAAGAAGGGTGTCACAAAAAAAAATCGCAATCAGTTGTCTTTTATTATAAAACATCCTATGTTTGTAGAGAATCTTAAAAAGTAGTTTTTGTGTTTATTTGTTTGGGTTAGAGGCCCTTGCTTCTTGTAAGCAAGGGTTTTTTGCTTTTTGCCTCCCGGCGGAAGCCCATTGTGAGACAAATCAAAAGAAAAAATGTTGCAGGATCGCCCTGAGCAATAAATAACATTGCTAAAACAGCAAGGCCCTGGAAAACTCATTTCGTTTTCCAGGGCCTTCGCTTTGCAGGGCAAATATTTTGCTTAGTTGCTGTTAAACATATTGCCCTCGTTTTCCGGCAGGCCGGCGGGTTCTTCCGCCTTCTTGACCACCTCGCCCTGAATGGTCAGCATCTGCTGTTCGTCGCCGGCATTGGTGGTCAGCGTTACCCGCTTGGTGAATTTGCCGAGGCGGTTCGTATCATAACGGACCTTGATCTCGTTGGATTCGCCCGGAGCGATAGGCTCTTTGGGATAGGTGGGTACTGTACAGCCACAGCTCCCCTTTGCATGTGTAATGATCAGGGGTTCATTACCCGTGTTCGTAAACTTGAATACGCGGTAAGGGTCCGATCCCTGTTCGATGACGCCATAGTCCACCGTTTCGGTTTCAAAAGTCATCACTGCGCCGTCTTGTTGGCCGGCAGCCTGCAGGGCCGGTGCGGTATCATCCTGGCTATATCCTACGGCAGCTACCAATAGCAGCATGGCCAAAGCTGAAAGTACTTTCTTCATCACGATTTTTTTTTTAATTTTAAATGAGTATCCACAAAAATACTGCACTCTGAGGCAAAATAAAAGTTTTGTATTTGCGAAATGGTTAATAAGATGTTAAACCAAACCCTGTTCGGATTTTTTGCCCCGTGAGCGATGATTTTTTTATCGGGCCGCTAAAGTGTCAAATTTATAGAAGAGCGAACCGGCGGGAAGGCAATTTCAAAGGCTTCATTGTGAACATTTAAGCCGCCGAAATTGTAATTTACCTGGCTGAATTTCTGCAAAATTTTTCGTATTTTCGCACTATCTTTAGAAAGCCTGTTGAAATTTTATTTCGCAAAAGTGCGAATACCCTACCAGATTAACCAAGTTAACCAGAAGAGCTTATGATAGACAACCTAACCTTAAATGAGCCGGTAAATACAGACAGCGAGCTCTCCCGGGCATCCATACTCCGCGATTTTGAAATCTGCTGCATCAGCCGGGAAGCCAGCATACTGGCCCGCAAAGAGGTGCTGACCGGCAAAGCCAAATTCGGCATCATCGGAGACGGCAAAGAAGTCCCCCAGGTCGCTATGGCCAGAGCCTTCAAAAAAGGGGACTGGCGCAGCGGCTATTACCGCGACCAGACATTCCTGTTTGCACTCGGCTTGTCCTCCGTGGAAGATTTCTTCGCCCAACTGTACGCCGACGCGGAAAATGACCCCTTCTCCGGCGGCCGGCAGATGAACAGCCATTTCGCTACCCCTACCATCGATGAAAATGGGGAATGGGCAGACCACCGGTCTTCCTATAACATTAGTTCCGATGTTTCGAGCACAGCCGGCCAAATGGCCCGCGCCCTGGGCCTCGCCCTGGCGTCCAGAAAATACCGGGAACTGAAAGAACTGGCCAGTGGCGCCAAATTCTCAGATAAAGGCAACGAGGCCTGTTTCTGCACCATTGGCGACGCCTCCACCTCGGAGGGTGTTTTCTGGGAAACCGTGAATGCCGCCGCAGTCCTGCGGGTTCCCCTGGCCATTTCCGTTTGGGACGACGGCTACGGCATTTCCGTTCCCATCGAATACCAAACCGCCAAAAGCAGCATTTCCGATGCCCTGGCCGGTTTCCAGATCGAAGATGACGGCCGGACAGGCATCGAAATCTACACCGCGAAAGCCTGGGACTACCCCACCCTGGTCCAGCTCTATGCCGAGGCCATCGGCAAAGTGCGCGCCACTCACACGCCTGCTTTGATCCACATCAAAGAAGCCACCCAGCCCCAGGGGCATTCCACCTCCGGCTCCCATGAACGCTATAAAACAAAAGAACGCCTGAAGTGGGAAAAAGACAAAGACTGCCTGCTGCTCATGGCCGAATGGATGATCAACGAAGGCCTGGCGACTCAGGATGAACTGGATGCCATTAGAAAAGAAGCCAAAAGCTACGTGAAACAGTGCCGCGACCGGGCGTGGAAAGCATTCAATGCGCCGGCACGGGAGAGCCTCCGGCAACTGCAGGCCATCTACGCCCTGAT
Coding sequences:
- a CDS encoding penicillin acylase family protein, translated to MRIVKFLAAAALSAALAAIVDMHQPFGSPLPALGPLFSPFTGFWQNAEPVDARPGPAPSFAGLEGPVQVAFDEHMAPHIFAGNMKDGAFVQGYLTAKDRLWQMDFISRAAVGRISEIIGERALEYDRNQRRKGMLLAAENALKGWSRSPEELALLEAYSAGVNVYIAALSPADYPLEFKLMGYAPEPWSPLKCAMLFKYMAENLCSRNDDIPATNTYALLGPEAFALLFPEADPRQSPVIPENVIWDFEKLPLEREAAPAAEMMSGLLPHRQLPQPPDGVGSNNWAVAGSKTANGNPLLCNDPHLGLRLPAIWYELQLSVPGMNAYGVSLPGVPGIIIGFNENIAWGVTNAGHDVLDWYKVRWADEEKNAYHYGGQAKAVSRLVEVINVRGRKEPVLDTVKYTVWGPVVYEEPGPRQDMAMHWLALEVPEAKPFYEIGTFLRLMKGKGLEDYTEALKAYESPAQNFAFASRAGDIAITVNGNLPLKRDQQGRFVQDGSDPENAWYGFIPRGQLPQVRNPERGFVSSANQNSTGASYPYYYNGRFDHYRGRYINRRLEEMDSITVKDMMALQLDNYSILAEEGAPLLLSLLDSTNSTLRDHPEIQELRQWDFRFEKEAAAPVLFDRWLNEMEHLAFDELYALKDSLELIIPEKWVLLSLMRSHPGHPVFDIKETASLETAADVALLSLEAILEEGGSKSWSAYKNTHISHLARIEPFSTGLIDVGGYRDAPNAIKEDHGPSWRMVVELSDPVQAYGIYPGGQSGNPGSPYYQSMVEQWREGSYNKLFLMKGPGDRSQPIRFMTEFGVKGR
- a CDS encoding DUF1573 domain-containing protein codes for the protein MKKVLSALAMLLLVAAVGYSQDDTAPALQAAGQQDGAVMTFETETVDYGVIEQGSDPYRVFKFTNTGNEPLIITHAKGSCGCTVPTYPKEPIAPGESNEIKVRYDTNRLGKFTKRVTLTTNAGDEQQMLTIQGEVVKKAEEPAGLPENEGNMFNSN